CCGCGGCGTGACGCTGGCAGATCCGCCCATTACGCGCAAGCGGGCCGTCGAGCTGGCGCTGGGCGAGCTCGACCGCACATATGCGCAGTGCGTGCGTGACAGCCTGGGTCAGACGCTGGTGAATCAGGCCGAGTTTGACCAGGCAGCGGATTTTGCGGGCCAGTACGGCTGCAGCGCTTGGCGCGGCTCCAGCATGCTGGCCAAGACCAAGGCGGGCGACTATACCGGCGCATGCCGGGCTTACCTGGGCTACAAATTCATGACGAGCACTCGACAAGAGGGCCCGGGCTGGACGGCCTATCAATGGGACAAAACGGGCAAGCCAGCTCGCTGGCGCTTTGACTGCAGCACCCCGGGCAACAAGGTATGCCGCGGCGTCTGGACGCGCCAGCAGGGGCGCTACAGCGCTTGCATGGAGGCCCAGCCATGATTGGGAAGCCTCAAGTTCTAGCGCTGGCGCTGCTGGCCAGCCTCTCGGGCAATGCTGTGCTGGGGTGGGCCTACCTCGGCCAGCGCGACCGAGCCACCAGTGCCCAGGCGAATACTGGGCATGCGATTCAAGAGCGTGATGCGGCACGCGGTATCGCCCAGGCCTGC
This region of Comamonas thiooxydans genomic DNA includes:
- a CDS encoding glycoside hydrolase family protein, with product MMLNKTRVAAAALSISAAAGTAWIAAEGDGPKSVSKTGEVLLHPYVPTQGDVPTIGHGSTRYEDGRGVTLADPPITRKRAVELALGELDRTYAQCVRDSLGQTLVNQAEFDQAADFAGQYGCSAWRGSSMLAKTKAGDYTGACRAYLGYKFMTSTRQEGPGWTAYQWDKTGKPARWRFDCSTPGNKVCRGVWTRQQGRYSACMEAQP